In the genome of Rhodoplanes sp. Z2-YC6860, one region contains:
- a CDS encoding xanthine dehydrogenase family protein molybdopterin-binding subunit yields the protein MGKIERLSRRSFLIGSAAVAGGIAFGSYSGAAQAAESSGSNPLTAGLGPNSVTFNPWVEISPDKITLIAQHADIGQGVGSAQVILIAEEMDLDPGQFEIRFAGPSPAYFNTGFKDEFAPFLAADQSAAAEEARAATLEYLRKTGLQMTGGSSTIPDTYEKLRVAGAVARETLKAAAAKRSGVAVADIRTRSGDVILPDGTKIPYVQLAAEAAAIPPVLDVKPRDPSTWRLVGKPMMRLDIKSKVMGELKFGIDQKIDGMLYASVKLNPAKGQPLKSYDASKALKMPGVKKVVEIKNGVAVIATNSWYAMKAVAAIDCKWAPPAYPAEQAGHWKVLENSFKPEFLGKEWRKIGDVDTALKTGKLVQAEYRAPYVAHQPLEPLNGIGIVTDKGMEIWVGHQSPQFVQHIAATAIGLKPEQVIFHNQWSGGSFGHRLEYENVRVLAEIANQMKGTPIKLVFSREEDFIQDIPRQIAIARHRGSIDKGKIVAADLKLASTAPLNGLLERSGTPTKDPDGQLAAGHWNVYYDIPNFRATTYEARGLSPSTTWRSVGASTAGFFTESFIDEMIHAAGLDPMKARIDMCAVPTYRKLLETLAQMSDWKGPLGNGKGRGVAFVESFGTPVAEVVEVTATDRGIRIDKVWVAADVGKVVDPVNFENQVQGGVIWGLGHAINCQITYAKGGAQQTNYHHHEAMRLYQCPVIEVRGLENDPKVRGVGEPPVPPAAPALANAIFAATGKRIREMPFNKFIDFV from the coding sequence ATGGGCAAGATCGAACGCCTCTCCCGCCGCTCCTTTCTCATCGGCTCGGCTGCCGTTGCCGGCGGTATTGCATTCGGGTCTTACAGTGGTGCTGCGCAAGCCGCAGAGAGCTCCGGCAGCAACCCGTTGACGGCTGGCCTCGGGCCGAACTCCGTGACATTCAACCCTTGGGTCGAGATCAGCCCAGACAAGATCACGTTGATCGCACAACACGCCGACATCGGTCAGGGCGTCGGCTCCGCGCAAGTGATCTTGATTGCCGAGGAGATGGACCTCGATCCCGGCCAGTTCGAAATCCGGTTCGCAGGACCCAGTCCCGCCTACTTCAACACCGGCTTCAAGGACGAGTTTGCGCCGTTCCTGGCAGCGGACCAAAGTGCTGCTGCCGAGGAAGCGCGCGCGGCCACGCTCGAATATCTCCGAAAGACCGGCCTGCAGATGACAGGCGGCTCCAGCACGATCCCGGACACCTACGAAAAGTTGCGCGTGGCTGGCGCGGTGGCACGCGAGACGCTGAAGGCGGCTGCAGCGAAGCGTTCAGGCGTTGCAGTGGCTGACATTCGCACCCGATCCGGCGATGTGATCCTTCCCGACGGAACGAAGATTCCTTACGTCCAGCTCGCCGCGGAAGCCGCGGCCATTCCGCCGGTGCTCGATGTGAAGCCGCGCGATCCGTCCACATGGCGACTGGTCGGAAAGCCGATGATGCGGCTCGATATCAAATCGAAAGTCATGGGCGAGCTGAAGTTCGGCATCGATCAGAAGATCGACGGTATGCTCTACGCTTCCGTCAAGCTGAACCCCGCCAAAGGTCAGCCGCTGAAGTCGTATGACGCCAGCAAGGCCCTGAAGATGCCGGGGGTTAAGAAGGTCGTCGAAATCAAGAACGGCGTCGCCGTGATCGCGACGAACAGTTGGTACGCGATGAAAGCGGTCGCGGCCATCGATTGCAAATGGGCGCCCCCGGCCTATCCGGCCGAACAGGCCGGCCATTGGAAAGTGTTGGAGAACTCGTTCAAGCCGGAATTCCTCGGCAAGGAATGGCGGAAAATTGGCGACGTCGATACGGCGCTGAAGACCGGCAAGCTGGTCCAGGCGGAGTATCGCGCGCCTTATGTCGCCCATCAGCCGCTGGAGCCGCTGAACGGCATCGGCATCGTCACCGACAAGGGAATGGAAATCTGGGTGGGCCACCAGAGCCCTCAGTTCGTGCAGCATATCGCGGCGACAGCGATCGGCCTCAAGCCGGAGCAGGTCATCTTCCATAATCAGTGGTCCGGCGGAAGTTTTGGCCACCGTCTGGAATACGAAAACGTCCGTGTCTTGGCCGAAATCGCGAATCAAATGAAAGGAACGCCGATCAAACTCGTGTTTTCGCGCGAGGAAGATTTCATACAGGACATCCCACGGCAGATCGCGATAGCGCGGCACCGGGGCAGCATTGATAAAGGCAAGATCGTCGCGGCCGACTTGAAGTTGGCCTCGACGGCGCCGCTCAACGGGCTGCTGGAGCGTTCGGGTACGCCGACAAAGGATCCCGATGGCCAACTCGCCGCCGGCCACTGGAACGTCTACTACGACATTCCGAATTTCCGGGCCACGACCTATGAGGCGCGTGGTTTGTCGCCGAGCACCACGTGGCGTTCGGTCGGCGCGTCAACGGCCGGGTTCTTCACCGAAAGCTTCATCGACGAGATGATTCATGCGGCGGGCCTCGATCCCATGAAGGCCCGCATCGACATGTGCGCCGTGCCGACCTATCGCAAGCTGCTGGAGACGCTCGCGCAGATGTCGGACTGGAAGGGGCCGCTCGGCAATGGCAAGGGTCGAGGCGTCGCTTTCGTGGAATCGTTCGGGACTCCGGTGGCTGAAGTCGTCGAAGTCACAGCGACGGACAGGGGCATCAGGATCGACAAGGTCTGGGTCGCGGCCGATGTCGGCAAGGTCGTCGATCCCGTCAACTTCGAGAACCAAGTCCAGGGCGGCGTGATCTGGGGGCTCGGCCACGCCATCAACTGCCAGATCACCTACGCCAAGGGTGGCGCGCAGCAGACCAACTACCATCATCACGAAGCCATGCGCCTCTACCAATGTCCTGTGATCGAAGTGCGCGGACTCGAGAATGACCCCAAGGTGAGAGGTGTCGGCGAGCCGCCTGTTCCTCCTGCCGCGCCTGCGCTCGCCAACGCGATCTTCGCCGCGACCGGAAAGCGTATCCGCGAAATGCCCTTCAACAAGTTCATCGATTTTGTGTGA
- a CDS encoding (2Fe-2S)-binding protein yields MIELTINGTKHQVDVVPEMPLLWVLRDELGITSAKYGCGIAQCGACTVHIDGNAVRSCQARIGDLAGKSVVTIDGLKNRDQHPLVQAWIEHQVPQCGYCQTGQIMQAISLLELIPKPTDEDIDEVMSGNLCRCGTYPRIRTAIHAAAAKMAEK; encoded by the coding sequence ATGATTGAGCTCACGATCAACGGTACCAAGCACCAGGTCGACGTCGTACCCGAAATGCCGTTGCTCTGGGTGCTTCGCGACGAACTCGGCATCACCAGTGCAAAATATGGGTGCGGAATAGCGCAGTGTGGCGCGTGCACCGTACACATCGACGGAAACGCTGTCCGTTCTTGTCAGGCGCGCATCGGCGACCTTGCTGGCAAGTCGGTCGTCACCATCGACGGACTGAAAAACAGAGACCAGCATCCGCTTGTGCAAGCCTGGATCGAACACCAGGTGCCGCAATGCGGTTACTGCCAGACCGGCCAGATCATGCAGGCGATTTCGCTGCTTGAATTGATTCCGAAACCGACGGACGAAGATATCGACGAGGTGATGTCGGGAAACCTCTGTCGCTGCGGCACCTATCCGCGCATTCGCACCGCGATCCATGCGGCCGCTGCGAAGATGGCGGAGAAGTGA
- a CDS encoding alpha/beta hydrolase, whose protein sequence is MQQVCRQERRCFETRRKSPAVLGCDISQLTKLECKMNMCRTISYFSLVVAAWTAFAVNARSAELTAKTAVLVHGAFADGSSWQKVIPILVDAGLKVVAVQNPTDSLENDVAFTKRIIKEVEGPVVLIGHSWGGVVITEAGNDPKVRSLVYAAAYAPDSGQSLKDHISKYPPAEGRKGFLKDGEGFLRLSDDGVAKYFAPDLSPEEQKVVAAVQGRYHERTFTAPVSKAAWRDKPTFIVISMEDKIIAPQMQKDQAALAKATAIEVPSSHVVMLSHPKEVAEHILRAAK, encoded by the coding sequence TTGCAGCAAGTATGCCGTCAGGAACGTCGCTGCTTCGAAACTCGTCGCAAAAGTCCGGCCGTATTGGGCTGCGATATCAGTCAACTGACGAAACTGGAGTGCAAAATGAACATGTGTAGGACGATCTCGTACTTTTCCCTCGTTGTCGCGGCTTGGACGGCATTCGCGGTAAACGCCCGGTCCGCAGAACTCACCGCCAAGACCGCGGTGCTGGTCCATGGCGCTTTTGCCGACGGCTCGTCCTGGCAGAAGGTGATCCCGATTCTGGTCGATGCCGGGCTGAAGGTGGTTGCGGTTCAGAATCCAACCGACTCGTTGGAAAACGACGTGGCCTTTACGAAGCGAATCATCAAAGAGGTCGAAGGCCCGGTCGTCCTGATCGGCCATTCCTGGGGCGGGGTTGTTATCACCGAGGCCGGAAATGATCCAAAGGTCAGATCTCTGGTTTACGCAGCGGCTTACGCTCCTGACTCGGGTCAGTCCCTCAAGGACCATATCTCAAAATATCCGCCGGCGGAGGGCCGGAAAGGATTTCTGAAGGACGGTGAGGGGTTTCTGCGGCTCAGCGACGATGGCGTCGCAAAGTATTTTGCACCGGATCTGTCACCAGAAGAGCAGAAGGTAGTCGCTGCGGTGCAGGGGCGGTACCACGAGCGAACCTTTACCGCTCCCGTCAGCAAGGCGGCGTGGCGCGACAAGCCGACATTCATTGTCATTTCGATGGAAGACAAGATCATCGCGCCGCAGATGCAGAAAGACCAGGCAGCGCTGGCGAAGGCCACGGCCATCGAAGTTCCCAGCAGTCATGTCGTGATGTTGTCCCACCCGAAAGAGGTCGCGGAGCATATCCTCCGTGCTGCGAAGTAG
- a CDS encoding Dps family protein has product MNPGHRANTTAVLNTPTSMSKESVRDISNGLNQLLADCFALYIKTKNFHWHMSGPHFRDYHLMLDEHADAILSTTDDIAERVRRIGAITIHSVGQIAQLQRIADNDVDFVAPTTMLSELRDDNEQLVAEMRVTHDLCEKAKDVASASLIENWIDQAEKRIWFLFEASRTA; this is encoded by the coding sequence ATGAATCCTGGACACAGAGCCAATACAACAGCCGTCCTTAATACACCGACCAGCATGTCCAAAGAGTCGGTTCGCGACATATCCAACGGCCTCAATCAACTGTTGGCCGATTGTTTCGCTCTCTACATCAAGACAAAGAATTTTCATTGGCATATGTCAGGTCCTCATTTTCGCGACTATCACTTGATGCTGGATGAGCATGCGGATGCCATCCTCTCCACGACCGACGACATTGCCGAGCGGGTCCGCAGGATCGGCGCGATCACGATTCACTCTGTCGGGCAGATCGCTCAACTGCAAAGAATTGCAGACAACGACGTCGACTTCGTTGCGCCGACTACGATGCTCTCGGAATTGCGTGATGACAATGAACAACTCGTCGCCGAGATGCGGGTCACCCACGATTTGTGCGAAAAAGCCAAGGATGTTGCGAGTGCAAGCTTGATCGAGAATTGGATCGATCAAGCCGAGAAGCGTATATGGTTTCTCTTCGAGGCGTCCCGCACGGCGTGA
- a CDS encoding ATP-binding protein: MGTAEFSFGDFRVLASKRQLLRSGLAVPLSSRAFDILLVFLRSPGEVIAKNDLIERAWPNIHVDEVNLRVQISGLRKALGEDNASVRFIQNVPGRGYSFIAPVNIASDDNGKAAAGTGLLLRKPQPARQVVGRQEVVAKLGARLEEARLLTVVGPGGIGKTTVALEIAALVGARYPDGVTFVDLTPINDGSLVPDTVATALDAGRNGEHGLILDAMLQDRTLLLVLDNCEHLIDAVAEFVEQTQQAHAGVTILSTSREPLRAAGEWVHRLATLAFPLGNTAITATQALEYSAIRLFIDRAAYKLGGYSLTDANAPLVARICAKLDGIPLAIELAVGHLDSISMRGLLSSLEEGFGVLSGGRRTALSRHQKMWAALDWSFGLLSETEATIFRALTIFSGGFTFASAQDVIGDAISVDAFAEGLSNLVAKSLVVADTDKDPVRYRLFEMTRAYGRERLEQSGQGDEFAERHAAHFLAMLELADGGQGLRPAAESMLACAKEVANIRAAIDWSFKSEQHVNVAVALTIAAVPLWTQLSMVGEWKSAVLRALDALEHSADGYLLEKMQLHAALGCLQMHAGSGDPKRATTAWQATLAIAEKLNDKEYQLRALWGIWIACTNKGAPRAALQVVDTFDKVAATTTDADRYVGDRIRGKSLHFCGNLAEALAYTRRVIDGYDRPADLSDVVRFQYDQHILARATLARTLWLQGFFEEALVEVERLHAEAVALNHVTTLSNAIVDAAFPLAFLQGDLDLARTYCSQLRELTDSYGLDIWGTYAQCFNGQLLVRSNRSDDGVRELRTGIAKLESAGFIVYRTSFIGTLAEGFADIGQHDAALKAVDKGIAHCDSTGEEWCLAELRRVRGVIFAKRQEPSFAVDADREFDASLRIARQQGALAWELATAESFSTHLIGQGRAAEGERLAAAVRLKLPSRVAASHPHLIRLQTRRAT; the protein is encoded by the coding sequence ATGGGCACCGCAGAGTTCTCTTTCGGCGATTTTCGTGTCCTGGCCAGCAAACGCCAATTGCTGCGGTCGGGTCTAGCGGTCCCCCTCAGCAGCCGCGCGTTCGACATATTGCTCGTCTTTCTGCGTTCGCCGGGCGAAGTCATCGCAAAGAACGATCTGATCGAGCGAGCTTGGCCGAATATTCATGTCGATGAGGTGAACCTGCGCGTCCAGATAAGCGGACTGCGCAAAGCTCTGGGTGAAGACAACGCCAGCGTTCGCTTTATCCAGAATGTACCGGGGCGCGGATACTCGTTTATAGCGCCGGTGAACATCGCGTCGGACGACAATGGAAAGGCGGCAGCGGGAACCGGACTATTGTTGCGGAAGCCACAGCCTGCGCGGCAGGTTGTCGGCCGCCAGGAAGTGGTAGCAAAGCTCGGCGCGCGTCTGGAGGAAGCCAGGCTTCTAACGGTGGTCGGCCCAGGCGGAATCGGGAAGACGACCGTCGCGCTCGAAATCGCGGCGCTGGTCGGAGCACGTTATCCGGACGGCGTCACGTTTGTGGACCTGACTCCGATTAACGACGGAAGTCTCGTGCCGGACACCGTCGCCACCGCGCTTGATGCCGGCCGCAACGGAGAGCACGGCCTCATTCTCGACGCGATGCTGCAAGACCGAACGCTTTTGCTCGTTCTGGACAATTGCGAGCATCTCATAGATGCCGTGGCCGAGTTCGTCGAGCAAACGCAGCAGGCGCATGCGGGAGTGACGATCCTTTCAACCAGCCGAGAACCGCTCAGGGCGGCAGGCGAATGGGTTCATCGGCTGGCTACGCTGGCGTTCCCACTAGGCAACACGGCCATAACCGCCACGCAGGCCCTCGAATACTCGGCCATCCGGCTCTTTATCGATCGCGCGGCCTACAAGTTGGGAGGCTACAGCCTGACCGACGCTAACGCGCCTCTGGTTGCACGTATCTGCGCCAAACTCGACGGGATTCCCCTCGCCATCGAGCTGGCGGTCGGTCATCTGGATTCCATCAGCATGCGAGGCCTGCTGTCATCGCTTGAAGAAGGGTTTGGCGTATTGAGTGGAGGCCGGCGCACCGCTTTGAGCCGCCACCAGAAGATGTGGGCGGCTCTCGATTGGAGCTTCGGTCTTCTATCGGAAACAGAAGCGACGATCTTCAGAGCATTGACGATATTCTCGGGTGGCTTCACGTTCGCTTCAGCCCAAGACGTCATAGGCGATGCGATATCGGTAGATGCATTCGCCGAAGGGCTGTCCAACCTGGTTGCGAAGTCCCTCGTCGTTGCAGACACGGACAAAGATCCGGTCCGTTACCGGCTGTTCGAGATGACGCGAGCCTACGGACGCGAGCGCCTGGAACAGAGCGGCCAAGGCGATGAGTTCGCCGAGCGACACGCAGCGCATTTTCTCGCTATGCTTGAGCTCGCGGACGGAGGCCAGGGACTTCGCCCCGCGGCTGAATCGATGCTCGCCTGTGCCAAAGAGGTCGCCAACATCCGTGCGGCGATCGACTGGTCTTTCAAATCGGAACAGCATGTCAACGTCGCAGTGGCGTTGACAATCGCAGCAGTGCCGCTCTGGACGCAATTGTCCATGGTAGGAGAATGGAAGAGCGCCGTGCTGCGCGCCCTCGATGCACTGGAACACAGTGCCGATGGGTATTTGCTTGAGAAGATGCAATTGCATGCCGCGCTGGGTTGTTTGCAGATGCATGCCGGGTCAGGCGATCCTAAACGCGCGACTACAGCGTGGCAGGCGACACTTGCGATCGCCGAAAAGCTCAATGACAAAGAGTACCAACTCAGAGCCTTGTGGGGCATTTGGATAGCCTGCACGAACAAGGGCGCCCCCCGAGCCGCCCTCCAGGTTGTCGACACCTTTGATAAGGTCGCAGCGACAACAACCGACGCCGACCGATACGTCGGTGACAGAATTCGCGGCAAATCGCTTCATTTTTGCGGAAACCTGGCCGAAGCGCTTGCGTATACGCGACGAGTGATTGACGGCTATGACCGGCCAGCCGATCTCTCGGACGTCGTTCGATTCCAGTACGATCAGCACATCCTGGCGCGGGCGACTTTGGCGCGAACGCTTTGGCTTCAAGGCTTCTTCGAGGAAGCGCTTGTTGAGGTCGAACGGCTTCATGCTGAGGCTGTTGCGCTCAATCATGTGACGACACTCTCCAATGCCATCGTCGACGCAGCGTTCCCCTTGGCATTCTTGCAGGGCGATTTGGACCTCGCCCGAACGTACTGTTCTCAGCTGCGGGAACTCACCGATAGCTATGGGCTGGATATATGGGGCACGTACGCTCAGTGCTTCAACGGTCAGCTTCTCGTGCGATCGAACCGGAGCGACGACGGCGTGAGGGAATTACGCACCGGGATCGCAAAGCTCGAAAGTGCCGGCTTCATCGTCTACCGCACGAGCTTCATCGGCACCCTCGCCGAAGGGTTCGCAGACATCGGCCAGCATGACGCCGCGCTGAAGGCTGTTGACAAGGGAATCGCGCATTGCGATTCAACTGGCGAAGAATGGTGCCTTGCCGAGCTGCGGCGGGTCCGAGGTGTGATCTTTGCTAAGCGCCAGGAGCCGAGTTTTGCAGTCGATGCAGATCGGGAGTTCGATGCGTCACTTCGTATTGCTAGGCAGCAAGGTGCGCTGGCTTGGGAATTAGCGACGGCTGAAAGCTTTAGCACCCACCTCATCGGTCAGGGCCGCGCTGCGGAAGGTGAGCGGCTCGCAGCGGCTGTTCGACTGAAGCTGCCATCAAGAGTTGCGGCTTCACATCCACATCTAATCCGACTTCAGACTAGACGGGCAACCTAG